The following are from one region of the Methyloversatilis discipulorum genome:
- a CDS encoding geranylgeranyl diphosphate reductase, with protein sequence MENYDVVVVGGGPAGATAATDLARRGYAVLLLDRGGRIKPCGGAIPPKAIEEFRIPDELLVARARSARMVAPSGREVDMPIDGGFVGMVDREQFDEYLRERAGLAGAHRRTGSFQRVSRDGAGSAVVHYRVGEQGERCVRARAIIGADGALSAVGRQCVPGADQVPCVFAYHEIVRAPQTGFDGSRCDVYYQGRLSPDFYGWVFPHGDTVSVGVGSARKGFSIRGGVSALRDSAGLGAAGTVRREGAPIPMRPLRRWDNGRDVVLAGDAAGVVAPASGEGIYYALSGGRLAAEAVDAYLVTGDARALRLARKRFMKAHGRVFMVLGIMQRFWYASDKRRERFVSICRDPDVQQLTWQAYMHKRLVRARPLAHMRIFFKDLAHLCGIVSP encoded by the coding sequence ATGGAAAACTACGATGTGGTGGTGGTCGGCGGCGGGCCCGCCGGGGCCACCGCGGCGACCGATCTGGCGCGCCGCGGCTACGCGGTGCTGCTGCTCGATCGCGGCGGGCGGATCAAGCCCTGCGGCGGCGCGATACCGCCGAAGGCGATCGAGGAGTTCCGCATTCCGGATGAGTTGCTGGTCGCCCGTGCCCGTTCGGCACGCATGGTGGCGCCCAGCGGGCGCGAGGTCGACATGCCGATCGACGGCGGTTTCGTAGGCATGGTCGATCGCGAGCAGTTCGACGAATACCTGCGCGAGCGTGCCGGACTCGCCGGCGCGCATCGGCGCACCGGCAGCTTTCAGCGGGTGAGCCGCGACGGTGCCGGCTCGGCTGTCGTGCATTACCGCGTCGGCGAGCAGGGCGAACGCTGCGTGCGCGCCCGCGCCATCATCGGCGCCGACGGTGCGCTGTCGGCGGTCGGTCGGCAGTGTGTGCCGGGCGCCGACCAGGTGCCCTGCGTGTTCGCCTACCACGAGATCGTGCGCGCGCCGCAAACCGGTTTCGACGGCAGCCGCTGCGATGTCTATTACCAGGGCCGGCTGTCGCCCGATTTCTACGGCTGGGTGTTCCCGCACGGCGACACGGTCAGTGTTGGCGTCGGCTCGGCGCGCAAGGGTTTCTCGATACGCGGCGGCGTCAGCGCCTTGCGCGACAGCGCCGGCCTCGGCGCCGCCGGCACCGTTCGCCGCGAAGGCGCGCCAATTCCGATGCGCCCGCTGCGGCGCTGGGACAACGGGCGTGACGTCGTGCTGGCCGGCGACGCGGCCGGCGTCGTCGCGCCGGCGTCGGGCGAAGGCATCTATTACGCGCTCAGTGGCGGCCGGCTGGCGGCCGAGGCGGTCGATGCCTATCTGGTCACCGGCGATGCGCGCGCGCTGAGGCTGGCGCGCAAGCGTTTCATGAAGGCGCACGGCCGCGTGTTCATGGTGCTCGGCATCATGCAGCGCTTCTGGTACGCGAGCGACAAGCGGCGCGAACGCTTCGTCAGCATCTGCCGCGATCCCGACGTGCAGCAGCTCACCTGGCAGGCCTATATGCACAAGCGGCTGGTCCGCGCGCGGCCGCTGGCGCACATGCGCATCTTCTTCAAGGACCTCGCGCACCTCTGCGGCATCGTGTCGCCATGA
- the ppsR gene encoding transcriptional regulator PpsR, with protein sequence MNKLPNDPGDLSAFSDVAPELADMLVSVASDIALVIDDKGVIRSVALGGTEPVSAAAGEWLGRQWIDTVTPDTRRKVEDLLSEAAESGVSRTRHINHPSLAGSDLPVAYTAVRLGHGGPLLVVGRDLRAVSAMQQRLVDAQQSMERDYWRMRQAETRYRLLFQIATDAVLVVDADTLRIVDANRAAGRLFGGTVQDMPGRQAGYALAPSSLPALEELLGTVRVSERPGDAMLDLASGGRIHAWVSLFRDEGSTLLLMRAWPEGGQMPPAVDDAMLPELVRLTPDAVAFTDEQGVLLSANPAFVELVQGVDMASLRGRSMAAWLSGESDGLGGLLAAVRQSGTLRLATRMRNERGHDVDVELSAVLIHNGDSNTIGLIIRAVQPRGPGVGVRGRMH encoded by the coding sequence GTGAACAAGCTACCGAACGATCCAGGAGACCTGAGCGCCTTCTCCGATGTGGCACCGGAGTTGGCCGACATGCTGGTGTCGGTCGCCAGCGACATTGCGCTGGTGATCGACGACAAGGGCGTCATCCGCAGTGTTGCGCTGGGCGGCACCGAGCCGGTCAGCGCAGCGGCGGGCGAATGGCTGGGCCGCCAGTGGATAGACACGGTGACGCCGGACACCCGCCGCAAGGTCGAGGACCTGCTGAGCGAGGCGGCCGAGTCCGGCGTTTCGCGCACCCGCCACATCAACCACCCGTCGCTGGCCGGCAGCGATCTGCCGGTGGCCTACACCGCCGTGCGCCTCGGCCACGGCGGTCCGCTGCTGGTGGTCGGACGCGACCTGCGCGCCGTCTCGGCGATGCAGCAGCGGCTGGTCGACGCCCAGCAATCGATGGAGCGCGACTACTGGCGCATGCGCCAGGCGGAAACCCGCTACCGCCTGCTGTTCCAGATCGCCACCGACGCAGTGCTGGTGGTGGACGCCGACACCTTGCGCATCGTCGATGCCAACCGTGCCGCCGGCCGTCTGTTCGGCGGCACGGTGCAGGACATGCCGGGCCGTCAGGCCGGCTACGCGCTGGCGCCGTCCTCGCTGCCCGCGCTGGAGGAGCTACTGGGCACGGTACGGGTGTCCGAGCGCCCGGGTGACGCGATGCTCGACCTGGCGTCGGGCGGCCGCATCCACGCTTGGGTATCGCTGTTCCGCGACGAGGGCAGCACGCTGCTGTTGATGCGCGCCTGGCCCGAAGGCGGGCAGATGCCGCCGGCGGTCGACGATGCGATGCTGCCGGAACTGGTGCGCCTGACACCTGATGCGGTCGCCTTCACCGACGAACAGGGGGTGCTGCTGAGTGCCAACCCGGCCTTCGTCGAGCTGGTGCAGGGCGTCGACATGGCGTCGCTGCGTGGCCGCTCGATGGCGGCGTGGCTGTCGGGCGAGAGCGACGGACTGGGTGGTCTGCTCGCCGCGGTGCGGCAGAGCGGCACGCTGCGTCTGGCGACGCGCATGCGCAACGAGCGCGGGCACGACGTCGATGTTGAACTGTCGGCAGTACTGATCCATAACGGAGACTCGAACACCATCGGTCTCATCATCCGCGCAGTGCAGCCGCGCGGTCCCGGCGTGGGGGTCAGGGGTCGCATGCACTGA
- a CDS encoding TspO/MBR family protein — MNARTATRWKPVAVAALAALAVAGLGGAMTDLSEWYRALAKPSWQPPDWAFGPAWTLIFGLAAAAGVLGWRHAPDARGRRQLLAMFAANGGLNVLWSALFFHLRRPDWALAEVVLLWLSVVFLMVRLRPWSARAAALLLPYAVWVAFAAALNLSIVRLNAPFG; from the coding sequence ATGAATGCCCGGACGGCCACGCGCTGGAAGCCGGTGGCCGTCGCTGCACTTGCCGCGCTTGCGGTGGCCGGCCTGGGCGGTGCCATGACCGATCTGAGCGAGTGGTACCGTGCGCTCGCCAAACCCTCCTGGCAGCCGCCGGACTGGGCTTTCGGGCCGGCCTGGACCCTCATCTTCGGTCTTGCCGCCGCCGCCGGTGTGCTCGGCTGGCGCCATGCGCCGGACGCGCGAGGGCGTCGCCAGTTGCTGGCGATGTTCGCCGCCAACGGTGGCCTGAACGTGCTGTGGAGTGCGCTGTTCTTCCATCTGCGCCGTCCCGACTGGGCGCTGGCCGAAGTCGTGCTGCTGTGGCTGTCGGTGGTGTTCCTGATGGTCCGCCTGCGACCATGGTCCGCACGTGCGGCCGCGCTTTTGCTGCCGTATGCGGTGTGGGTCGCGTTTGCGGCAGCGCTGAATCTGTCCATCGTCCGCCTGAATGCCCCCTTTGGCTGA
- a CDS encoding BCD family MFS transporter, whose protein sequence is MNQALGWIGIFRLGLVQTALGAIVVLTTSTLNRVMVVELALPAMLPGILVALHYAVQMLRPRLGHGSDLGGRRTPWIIGGMAVLAAGGTLAALATVLMADHFVAGVALAVLAFMLIGVGVGAAGTSLLVLLAKRVDDGRRAAAATIVWMMMILGFAVTAGITGKLLDPFSGERLLQVVAGTSVCAFMLALVAVRGVEGVSPATKPVSTGLPHSPPKGTPFRAALAQVWGESHARLFTLFVFVSMLAYSAQDLILEPFAGTVFGYSPGQSTQLSGLQHGGVFAGMLLVALTGTVFGGRQIGSLRLWIIGGCIASACALAGLTAAGFSGQGWPLRETVFLLGVSNGAFAVAAIASMMRLAGQGGAGREGVRMGLWGAAQAIAFALGGFAGTVAVDLTRALIAEPGVAYALVFAGEALLFIVSAAMAMRISGLQPATVAARAPAAPLPLMPRAEGEA, encoded by the coding sequence ATGAACCAGGCCCTCGGCTGGATCGGCATCTTCCGCCTCGGTCTGGTGCAGACCGCGCTCGGCGCCATCGTCGTGCTGACCACGTCGACGCTGAACCGCGTCATGGTGGTCGAACTGGCTTTGCCGGCCATGCTGCCCGGCATCCTGGTGGCGCTGCATTACGCGGTGCAGATGCTGCGGCCGCGCCTCGGGCACGGTTCGGATCTGGGTGGGCGGCGCACGCCTTGGATCATCGGCGGCATGGCGGTGCTTGCCGCCGGCGGCACGCTGGCCGCGCTCGCCACCGTGCTGATGGCCGACCACTTCGTCGCCGGTGTCGCACTGGCGGTGCTTGCCTTCATGCTGATCGGCGTCGGTGTCGGCGCCGCCGGCACCTCGCTGCTGGTGCTGCTCGCCAAGCGCGTGGACGACGGCCGCCGTGCGGCCGCCGCCACCATCGTCTGGATGATGATGATTCTCGGCTTCGCCGTGACGGCCGGCATCACCGGCAAGCTGCTCGATCCGTTCTCCGGCGAGCGGCTGTTGCAGGTCGTTGCCGGCACCTCGGTCTGCGCCTTCATGCTTGCACTCGTCGCCGTGCGCGGCGTCGAGGGCGTCAGCCCCGCAACCAAACCGGTTTCGACGGGGCTGCCGCACTCTCCTCCCAAAGGCACCCCATTCCGCGCTGCACTGGCCCAGGTCTGGGGCGAGTCGCATGCGCGGCTTTTTACACTGTTCGTCTTCGTGTCCATGCTCGCCTACAGCGCGCAGGACCTGATACTCGAACCCTTTGCCGGCACTGTGTTCGGCTACTCGCCCGGGCAGTCGACCCAGTTGTCGGGTCTGCAGCACGGCGGCGTGTTCGCCGGCATGCTGCTGGTGGCGCTGACCGGCACCGTGTTCGGCGGGCGGCAGATCGGCTCGCTGCGGCTGTGGATCATCGGCGGCTGCATCGCCTCGGCCTGCGCGCTGGCGGGCCTGACCGCCGCCGGCTTCAGCGGCCAGGGTTGGCCCTTGCGCGAAACCGTGTTCCTGCTCGGCGTATCCAATGGCGCGTTCGCGGTGGCGGCGATCGCGTCGATGATGCGCCTGGCCGGCCAGGGCGGCGCCGGTCGCGAGGGCGTGCGCATGGGTCTGTGGGGTGCGGCGCAGGCGATCGCCTTCGCACTGGGCGGCTTCGCCGGCACTGTCGCGGTCGATCTGACGCGCGCCCTGATCGCCGAGCCGGGCGTCGCCTACGCGCTGGTGTTCGCCGGCGAGGCGTTGCTGTTCATCGTATCGGCCGCCATGGCGATGCGGATTTCCGGCCTGCAGCCGGCGACCGTGGCGGCGCGTGCGCCGGCTGCGCCGCTGCCGCTGATGCCACGCGCGGAAGGAGAGGCCTGA